CCCTTGCCGAGTTCGTTACCGAGCAGAACATCGAATCTGTACTGCTCGAATCGATGGTCGAGAGCCTCGACGCGAGCCGCGTCGAGGCGCTCTGTGGCCAGAAACACGCGACTGGCAACGGTGATCGTCGCTTCCAACGCGCTGGTACCGACACCCGCACAGCCGTTACAACCGCCGGTGAACACGAATTCGACCTTCACTACGTCGAAGATACCGCCGCTGGCCACGACGAATCCAGCTACTTTCGCCCCGTCGAAGGCATTCTCAGCTTCGACGGGGAAAACCGCTATCAGCAGGACATCGCCGCGAAAAGCGTCGATCTCGCCACCTCGCTCAGCTATCGTGACGCTGCCGACCACCATCAATCGCCGCGCTAAAGAGTACGGCAGCAAGCTCAAGCAGTTCCTTCCAGAGTGTGTCGCTGACACAGATGCTGATGCGGTTATTCCTGACGGCACGAAGTGTCACAGTCAAGACGACGACCGTGCGTACCACTCTGTCCAGGCCACGCTCGGCGAAGACATTGCCGAAGAGTCACGCTCTCTGCTGGATCTCTCGGTGAACGCTGATTGGGACGAGACAGCCGCCGACCTCGATGACATCGACGCAGTCACTGACGACGCGACGGTCGTCAGTGACGCTGAGGAGGGTATCGTCACGGCATTTACCGACGAAAATCGCACTCACCAACTGGATCTTGTCCACGTCGGTCGGACGCTTGATTACAACCTTTGGGACGACGGTGTGTTCTCCTTGGACCGGCGAAACGAGATTGTCTCGGAGGTGATCGACGAGGTGTTCCATCTGAAGAACTCGGTCGCCAAGCACCGGCCAGACGAGGAGTTCGCGGCGATCCGCGAGCGGATCGCGCGAACGACCGAGCGTATCGAGAAGACAGCGTGGCAGTTGAATCAGTACGGGTCCGAGAAGGCAGCGGGGTATCTTCGGCGGTGGCTGCCCTCGATCGTGACGTTTGCCGAGCAGGCTGTCGAGGGGTTCGAGGTGCCGTGGACCTCGAACCCCGTCGAACGGTTGATGGGCGAAGTCAGCAAGCGGTGCAAGAACCAGTGGATGCGATGGACAACAGAGGGATTAGAGGCGATACTCCAGCTTCGGCTGGTGAAGTACGCTGATCCAGAGCACTACCAGTCGTTCCTCGATGAACTGCTCCAGCGATCGACCAAAACAGCAATGAGCTGTGTCCTCTCAATTGAGAGCACCAGAGGCAAACTCTAGACCGCTTTGCGACGCGACCGATTTATTGGAGGTGGTTCAGCCGGCGATCTACGTTCCCGACGTGGTCTACAGCTACAACTGGATGGACGAGGAGATTCAAGACAATGCTATCGAGGCATACATCGGCCATGTCAGAGATCTCCAGAAGGAGATTATCGAGCAGGACTTCGATGTCCGATTGATTCCGACAAACAAGGGCTGGAAGTACGAGCACTTCGTAGAGTACCGGGAATTATACAACGAGTTCGATTACGAGGAGTTCGCGTTCTACGCTGTCCAATACACCGGCGGTGATGCCGGGAACGCGATCAACGTGTTACATAGCCATGTCAGGAACTCCATCGCCGCCATAGACATGAAGGATATTTTCCTGATTGGACGGCTTGCGGGGGACGACCTGTTTGATTTTGCTCCGCGTGTTCGTGGGGCTACCGGACTTCGGCAGTGGAAAGATGCCTGTTCTACGGGGGACGGGCTTTCGCAGGATCCGTGGCCGGAGTTCCAGGAGAATCGGGAGGCCAAGCTTGCAGTTAATGACGGTCAGGAGCAGCGGCCTGTAAACGAGTTCAGCGACAAGAAAGAGGACAACTGAACAATGTTTGTATTCCTTGGTTCGTACAGCGGAGGCGGCGGAGGAGGTTCGTCGGATGACGATGATTCGCAGGATGGAGGATCGACAGATGACCAGTCTCAGACAGGTATTGATGATTTCGGCGGAGATGGTGAAGAAGTCGATGATTCTGATAGCGGTGCGGCTGCTGCAGGTGCGGCCGGTGCCGCAGGTGCTGCAGCTGGTGCTGGTGCCGCTAGTGGTGCTGCTTCAGGTGCCGGTACGGGTGCTGGTACTGTTGTCGAACCACCGGAAGAAGAAGATCCTGAAGAGGGTGAGGACGAAGAGGAGTCAGAGCCTGAATCACCGGAGATAGAAGAACCAGATCTCGAAGAGTCGGAAACGGAGCCGGAAGACGACATCAATGAGCCTGAGACAGAGGAAGACACGGAAGAAGAGTACGATTTTGACGAGTCTGACGACGTTGAAGAGGATACGGAAGAAGAGGAAGACGCCGACAAAGAAGACGAAGAGGATGAAGACGAGGACGAAGATAAGACAGTAGTCGTGGTCCAGGAAGTCGATGCGTTGAGCGCGATGTCCTGGGGCGTCCAGCCTGTGATGAAACGTGTTGAGGAGTGCTACGGCGAAGACGTTGAGGTCTTCTACAAACCTGCTCCTGTCCGAGAGATCGATCCTGAGCAGGAGAAACAGAAGTGGAGAGACGTCGGTCAGCAGCTGGGTATGCCTGTTGATCCTTCGTTCTGCGACGAGGATCCACCGGAGTCCACGGACCTGGTCAACAAGGCGTTCGAGGCAGCTATCCAGCAGTACCGTGGAGAGGATTATATCCGGGCGTTGTGGCAGCAAGGTGTTGCAACTGGCCATGACATCAACGACAGGGAGGTCCTGATCGACCTGGCGTCAGATCTCGGGATGGATCGGGAGCGTTTCGAGGACGATTTAGATGAGGTGGAACTGGAGTCTGGTGAGCGTGACGAGCTTCCGTTCACGTTTATGGAGATCCAGGGGAAGCCGGTGCCGAAGAATGGCCGTGTCCGGTACACGGATTTCAAGACTCAGTTCACGTTCCAGGGTATCGACGAGCAAAGTCCTCAGGACTTGCAGGGCTTCGTAGAGGAGCATGGTCCTGTAGCCACGCCCGAGGTCATGGAGGTCTACGGAATCCAGCGTCAGGAGGCGGTGCAACGTCTCCAGGATCTGGATAGTGTTTCGTCGTTCAAGGCCGGCGGCGAGCGCTTCTGGTATCTCGAGTAGCTTGGAGTCAATCCTTTAGCAGGTGAGATTTATTCGTCGATTCCTGCTTCTCTGAACATTTTCTTTCTGTGATCGGCAGTGTGAGCAGGCGTGCAGGGTGCCGTCGTTGTCAGCGAATACTCGCTTGTATTGGTCAGTGACGTGGTGGCCGCAGTTATCACAACGCAGGTTTGGTAAGGCCAGTCAGTTCGCCAGTGAAATCTTCGGAAACTGTGGAGGGGTAGATACCGGTGTGTATTGAGGTTCTCGGAAAGGGCTTTGTGTTATTACTGATGATCTTCTATTGTATCTGAGGCACTGCGACAGGTGCTAAAGCACGACTCTCTGCCAGATGACTAGACAGTAGCTCCGAGCCTCTTTTGTGTTGGTTACTCAGCTTTGCACGTTAGCGTCGGTGGTTGAGTGAACGAAGAGGTGGTCGATCTCTTCCATGA
This genomic window from Halobiforma lacisalsi AJ5 contains:
- a CDS encoding DsbA family oxidoreductase encodes the protein MFVFLGSYSGGGGGGSSDDDDSQDGGSTDDQSQTGIDDFGGDGEEVDDSDSGAAAAGAAGAAGAAAGAGAASGAASGAGTGAGTVVEPPEEEDPEEGEDEEESEPESPEIEEPDLEESETEPEDDINEPETEEDTEEEYDFDESDDVEEDTEEEEDADKEDEEDEDEDEDKTVVVVQEVDALSAMSWGVQPVMKRVEECYGEDVEVFYKPAPVREIDPEQEKQKWRDVGQQLGMPVDPSFCDEDPPESTDLVNKAFEAAIQQYRGEDYIRALWQQGVATGHDINDREVLIDLASDLGMDRERFEDDLDEVELESGERDELPFTFMEIQGKPVPKNGRVRYTDFKTQFTFQGIDEQSPQDLQGFVEEHGPVATPEVMEVYGIQRQEAVQRLQDLDSVSSFKAGGERFWYLE
- a CDS encoding DUF7563 family protein; amino-acid sequence: MALPNLRCDNCGHHVTDQYKRVFADNDGTLHACSHCRSQKENVQRSRNRRINLTC